The proteins below are encoded in one region of Ricinus communis isolate WT05 ecotype wild-type chromosome 6, ASM1957865v1, whole genome shotgun sequence:
- the LOC8272155 gene encoding protein WHAT'S THIS FACTOR 9, mitochondrial: MQPFHGRKLPHHRNQLNHLRTFIAARVKWVRDPCLDKAVSKEKDLRQVISFKNQIISSPSKTVSLSSLSLLKTHFNLSNTAHKFLENYPSLFTHFQPSPSLPLHVKLTHQALSIHKEEQLVYSSFSYRDDAVKKLAKLLMLTKVSRLPLHVIDRLKFDLGLPYNYITELLSDYPEYFNVCEGKDPFSNNKETFFLELVSWRDELAVSEMEKRVAFGDLRNVKKGERIGFSLSYPNGFDLKKKVKDWVFEWQGLPYISPYENAFHLNPNGGHAEKWVVSVLHELLWLLVSKKTQKENMLILGEYMGLGDRFRKALVHHPGIFYVSNKIRTQTVVLREAYRKDFMVVKHPLMGIRFRYIHLMNKSIEKERKSADGAFRYKKCQSSLKSAKQESS; encoded by the coding sequence ATGCAGCCTTTTCATGGCCGCAAACTCCCGCACCACCGCAACCAACTCAACCACCTCCGGACCTTTATAGCCGCAAGAGTCAAATGGGTACGTGACCCATGTCTAGATAAAGCAGTTTCCAAAGAAAAAGACCTTAGACAAGTGATTTCTTTCAAGAACCAAATTATCTCTTCTCCTTCAAAGACCGTCTctctttcctctctttctctcctcAAAACCCATTTCAATCTTTCAAACACAGCCCATAAATTCTTGGAGAATTACCCATCTCTTTTTACCCACTTTCAGCCTTCTCCTTCACTTCCTCTCCATGTCAAACTCACCCACCAAGCTCTCTCTATTCACAAAGAAGAACAACTTGTTTATAGTTCTTTCAGTTATAGGGATGATGCTGTTAAAAAGTTAGCTAAGCTTTTAATGCTCACTAAAGTATCAAGATTGCCTTTACATGTTATTGATAGAttgaaatttgatttgggtttgccttataattatattactgaGTTGTTATCTGATTATCCTGAGTATTTCAATGTTTGTGAAGGTAAAGATccattttctaataataaggaaacgttttttttagaattagtttCTTGGAGAGATGAATTAGCTGTGAGTGAAATGGAGAAAAGAGTGGCATTTGGGGATTTGAGGAATGTTAAGAAAGGTGAGCGTATTGGGTTTTCTTTAAGTTATCCAAATGGTTTCgatttgaagaaaaaagttaaagaTTGGGTTTTTGAATGGCAAGGTTTACCTTATATATCACCTTATGAAAATGCTTTTCATTTAAATCCCAATGGAGGTCATGCCGAGAAGTGGGTTGTATCTGTTTTACATGAGTTGTTATGGTTGCTAGTGTCAAAGAAGACTCAGAAGgaaaatatgttaatattgGGAGAGTACATGGGTTTGGGAGATAGGTTCAGAAAAGCTCTAGTGCATCATCCTGGGATTTTCTATGTTTCGAATAAGATCAGGACGCAGACTGTGGTGCTTAGAGAGGCCTACAGGAAGGATTTCATGGTGGTGAAGCATCCCTTGATGGGTATAAGGTTTAGGTATATTCATCTTATGAATAAATctattgaaaaagaaaggaaatcagCTGATGGAGCTTTCAGGTATAAAAAGTGCCAAAGCAGTCTAAAAAGTGCAAAACAAGAGTCATCATGA